Proteins found in one Pagrus major chromosome 20, Pma_NU_1.0 genomic segment:
- the ankfn1a gene encoding ankyrin repeat and fibronectin type-III domain-containing protein 1 isoform X2 → MQGSDCIFEAVEQQDLDTVQILLYQFSADELDLNTPNSQGLTPLDIAIMTNNTPIAKLLLKAGGKESPHFVSVESREAHLSSLVLEAERRAADLAAQAQRDGLSLEACHKDKQLRAWEWRSKLYKRMTTGFQHARPPEAPSMVRLSVSSSTTLTVTFQEPQCLNSTVVTKYRVEWSCLKDFSLLAGEMVLDNLQALKCIISSLTTGRLYYVRVSAYNMKGWGPPASSLPPSAAPSNWRESDGREPRRRGHIEAMERLLQQVRATHTHYCCGDTSKLQNPSRKQSVSRSLKHLFNSSNKFVKTLKRGIYLAAVFYHKDSLLVTAEDQIPIVEVDDSYSSSLMQDFLWFTKLSCMWEDVRWLRQSMSVSMSSSSTLQARHKMLTAAGQLQSLLGTHNLGRVHYEPIKDRHGNVLLVTIRDMESQHSLFSGKWMQVTKLQSQRKSLSTPEEPYALDILIITIQDILAYQRRSTHRLAPGLYLGFLKLSSSVDQIKVLVSQRTPNMLCHTRVRDNANVSREEWDWIQTLSAAGEKERSGEESEEAGPRPESHAPLLYYELQTAIMSLLKHINLPLHQARHFRLYSQEVVELGHGVSFLLLLPPADNVCSAPGQSNPYSPLSGFLHLPLQMFELVHFCTYKEKFISLYCRLSSVLDLDALITQQALREAITDSEVATAKQRHQLILDYIQQLDEMRRDLRWITDALQYARYKQPRGGVPINCLVDANAPDSDSGQQKTDSTSSTMDYLPTPSPSPELRRRKAISDSLLGSDEDGSSEVFLPTDSDYDSSDALSPRELDLLYSPPQDLAQQAVHSLGGSAPDVLQMHELRYSICPPKDLPLSPVAKDPKSKDAPLSSPLLPHSPSPSKDFPLSPSLCRTFPTSPSMPLSPRFSKDLPLSLPLSPALSDTTRTLEGLSLSRSHHEGVAPLRALANPPAKRKLLSRSHRGQYFSGPQRWLRGHSSESHSGSLSEGVYTKQPDLDLPSPGDLPSTYVSHASCVLESRKGRQREPRPHVRRIFVEPCRQEGRGQEEEEEEQEQEQGGDTAEEVKAAGVSVVVAQVESGGEGEEPEGASTQEVDSDDQTNAQVSEILSSTL, encoded by the exons TTGTGAGCGTGGAGAGTCGGGAGGCCCACCTGAGCTCGTTGGTGCTGGAGGCTGAGCGGCGGGCGGCAGACCTGGCGGCTCAGGCGCAGAGAGACGGCCTCTCGTTGGAGGCCTGCCACAAGGACAAACAGCTGCGAGCCTGGGAGTGGAGGAGCAAGCTGTACAAACGCATGACGACGGGCTTCCAGCACGCAC GTCCCCCGGAGGCCCCGTCTATGGTTCGTCTGAGCGTGAGCAGTAGCACCACGCTGACCGTCACCTTCCAGGAGCCGCAGTGTCTCaactccaccgtggtgaccaAATACAGAG tgGAGTGGAGCTGCCTGAAGGACTTCTCGCTGCTCGCTGGAGAGATGGTGTTGGATAATCTTCAGGCTCTGAAGTGCATCATCAGCAGCCTCACCACG GGTCGGCTCTACTACGTCCGAGTGTCGGCTTACAACATGAAGGGCTGGGGTCCAcctgcctcctccctccctccatctgcaGCTCCTTCCA ATTGGAGGGAGAGCGACGGTCGGGAGCCGCGGAGGCGGGGCCACATCGAGGCCATGGAGCGCCTGCTGCAGCAGGTCCgagccactcacacacactactgCTGCGGAG ACACGTCGAAGCTGCAGAACCCGAGCAGGAAGCAGTCGGTCTCCAGGAGCCTGAAACACCTCTTCAACTCCTCCAACAAGTTCGTGAAGACACTGAAAAG ggggaTCTACCTGGCAGCTGTCTTCTACCATAAGGACAGTTTACTGGTGACGGCCGAGGACCAGATCCCCATCGTGGAGGTGGACGACTCCTACAGCAGCTCCCTCATGCAGGACTTCCTGTGGTTCACCAAG ctgtcCTGTATGTGGGAGGACGTCCGGTGGCTGAGACAGAGTATGTCAGTGTCTATGTCGTCGTCCTCCACCCTGCAGGCCCGGCACAAGATGCTCACCGCCGCCGGCCAGCTGCAG AGCCTTCTGGGAACTCACAACCTGGGCCGGGTCCACTACGAGCCCATCAAGGATCGCCACGGCAACGTGCTGCTGGTGACCATCCGCGACATGGAGAGCCAGCACTCGCTGTTCAGCGGGAAGTGGATGCAGGTGACCAAACTGCAGAGCCAGAGGAAGTCCCTGTCCACGCCTGAGGAGCCGTACGCCCTCGacatcctcatcatcaccatccaG GATATTTTGGCGTACCAGCGGCGCAGCACTCACCGGCTGGCCCCGGGCCTCTACCTGGGCTTCCTGAAGCTCAGCAGCTCTGTAGACCAGATCAAGGTCCTGGTGTCCCAGCGGACCCCCAACATGCTCTGTCACACCCGCGTACGAGACAACGCCAACGTCTCCAG GGAGGAGTGGGACTGGATCCAGACGCTGTCGGCTGCAGGAGAGAAGGAGCGCAGCGgggaggagagtgaggaggCGGGGCCCCGGCCTGAAAGCCACGCCCCTTTACTGTACTACGAGCTGCAGACGGCGATCATGTCTCTGCTGAAACACATCAACCTACCTCTGCaccag gcccGTCACTTCCGTCTCTACagtcaggaggtggtggagctCGGTCACGGCgtctccttcctgctgctgctgccgccggcAGACAACGTTTGCTCCGCCCCCGGGCAGTCCAACCCGTACTCCCCCCTGTCAGGgttcctccacctccctctgcaGATGTTTGAACTCg TTCACTTCTGCACCTACAAAGAGAAGTTCATCAGTCTGTACTGCCGTCTGTCCTCCGTCCTCGACCTGGACGCCCTCATTACCCAGCAGGCACTGCGAGAAGCCATCACTGACAGCGAGGTGGCCACAGCCAAACAGAGGCACCAGCTCATACTGGACTACATCCAG cagctggacgAGATGCGTCGAGATCTCCGCTGGATCACAGACGCGCTGCAGTACGCTCGCTACAAGCAGCCTCGCGGCGGCGTCCCCATCAACTGCCTGGTGGACGCCAACGCTCCAGACAGCGACTCCGGCCAGCAGAAAACTgactccacctcctccaccatgGACTACCTGCCCACACCGTCCCCCTCACCTGAGCTCCGCAGACGGAAAGCCATCAGCG ACTCTCTGCTCGGTTCAGATGAAGACGGGTCCTCGGAGGTTTTCCTTCCGACAGACAGTGACTACGACTCCAGCGACGCCCTGAGCCCCCGCGAGCTGGACCTGCTCTATTCTCCACCCCAGGATCTTGCCCAGCAGGCCGTGCACTCACTGGGCGGCAGCGCCCCAGACGTGCTCCAGATGCACGAGCTCAG GTACAGCATCTGCCCGCCCAAAGacctccccctctccccggtGGCGAAGGATCCTAAATCTAAAgatgctcctctctcctcacccctcctcccccactccCCCTCTCCATCCAAAGACTTCcccctctcaccctccctctgcAGGACCTTCCCCACCTCTCCGTCCATGCCCCTGTCCCCGAGGTTCTCCAAAGACCTGCCCCTGTCCCTCCCCCTGTCCCCGGCGCTGTCCGACACCACCAGGACTCTGGAGGGCCTCTCCCTCTCCAGGAGCCACCACGAGGGCGTGGCTCCCCTCAGGGCCCTCGCCAACCCTCCCGCCAAACGCAAACTTCTCTCCAGGAGCCACCGGGGCCAGTACTTCAGCGGGCCCCAGCGCTGGCTCAGGGGCCACAGCAGCGAGAGTCACAGCGGATCTTTATCTGAGGGCGTCTACACCAAGCAGCCCGACCTCGACCTGCCTTCGCCCGGGGACCTGCCCTCCACCTACGTGAGCCACGCCTCCTGCGTCCTGGAGAGCCGCAAGGGCCGTCAGCGGGAGCCGCGGCCCCACGTCCGCCGGATCTTTGTGGAGCCCTGTAGGCAGGAGGGGAGgggccaggaggaggaggaggaggagcaggagcaggagcagggcGGAGACACGGCGGAGGAGGTGAAGGCTGCAGGCGTGTCGGTGGTCGTGGCACAAGTGGAGTCAGGAGGCGAGGGGGAGGAGCCAGAGGGAGCCTCCACACAGGAAGTAGACTCAGACGACCAAACCAACGCCCAGGTGTCAGAGATCCTGAGCAGCACGCTGTAG